In Papilio machaon chromosome W, ilPapMach1.1, whole genome shotgun sequence, a single genomic region encodes these proteins:
- the LOC123723220 gene encoding uncharacterized protein LOC123723220 yields MSFNYKEHAMAFAQFLPNMVKLDELQKITQNLDQELAESQKIMKEIKTMFDAASQVNVAQVNNKKQDNIVTHTITTEFLGASVPNLIMSDMENVSGHLSSEEELQSLIAIMKNYAENLRNEIARLPSQTFGNAKEFEKLDLKEYAINFDQLAKSLANIKFNKGVVNHRNLELEAKLAQLCEDVHSFTQMVETKTAISESNKNWTDNQQGNEQRNTLYYDETINKLLNGINEVTYLLKNKH; encoded by the exons ATGAGTTTCAATTACAAGGAGCATGCCATGGCTTTTGCTCAGTTTTTGCCAAATATGGTCAAATTGGacgaattacaaaaaattacccAAAATTTAGATCAAGAACTTGCTGAATCGCAAAAGATTATGAAAGAGATCAAAACTATGTTTGATGCTGCATCCCAAGTAAACGTTGCACAAGTGAACAATAAGAAACAGGATAATATTGTGACGCATACGATTACTACGGAATTTCTGGGCGCAAGTGTTCCGAATTTGATCATGTCAGACATGGAAAATGTAAGCGGCCATCTAAGTTCCGAAGAGGAACTGCAATCTCTGATAGcgattatgaaaaattatgcTGAAAATCTCAGAAACGAAATTGCAAGATTGCCATCACAAACCTTTGGAAATGCAAAAGAATTCGAAAAGTTAGATCTGAAGGAATATGCCATAAATTTTGACCAACTTGCTAAAAGTCTGGCTaacatcaaatttaataaaggtgTTGTTAACCATAGAAACCTAGAATTGGAAGCAAAGTTGGCACAGTTGTGTGAAGATGTTCATTCATTTACTCAG atGGTTGAAACAAAAACTGCTATAAGTGAGAGCAACAAAAATTGGACAGATAATCAACAAGGAAATGAACAAAGAAACACCCTGTATTATGATGAAACTATAAACAAATTACTAAATGGGATAAATGAAGTAACATAtctactaaaaaataaacattga